A stretch of Comamonadaceae bacterium M7527 DNA encodes these proteins:
- a CDS encoding sodium-independent anion transporter, whose translation MTATKAPAPDNGSDQTRAGSHWHIPRLQFSPRVLWHLKHYGRANALKDIGSGITVGIVALPLAMAFAIASGLSPEAGLWTAIIGGFLVAALGGSSVQIGGPAGAFIVIVYGIVQQHGVGSLLVSTSCAGLLLFVMGWLKLGSLVRYVPVSVVIGFTNGIAVLIAVSQLRDWLGLDVPNMPADFFSQMQVLVTHLHSFNPYAFALTSACVVGLFAWSRIWQQLKNTPLSALQNLQHLPGASRALNVTARLPGPIVALVSLSALAYVLQLPVETIGQRFGRIPSGLPAFALPDFSWASVKQLVLPTITIAMLGAVESLLCARVADQLIELPKHNPNQELMAQGVANFSVPFFGGMPVTGTIARTVTNIRAGATSPVSGMVHALTLCAIVLLAAPLAVHIPLAVLAGILLFVAWNMGEWREFAKLKHFSGHYRLMLLSTFFVTVVFDLTLAVQLGLAMAFVLFIKRQSDIFQVRIEQTTPSRVDVVTYGSLFFGAVGKLDTLGELARNAPSGCAVHLHAQRLIALDTTGLDGLKEIAHTLHKHGCTLHMHQLQAQPLSLLQRSGFLAELHSWDAEHSSPSAVTPT comes from the coding sequence ATGACTGCCACCAAAGCCCCGGCCCCAGACAACGGCTCAGACCAGACGCGCGCCGGGTCACACTGGCACATACCGCGTTTGCAGTTTTCACCGCGCGTGCTATGGCATCTTAAACACTACGGCCGAGCCAACGCGCTAAAGGATATTGGCTCTGGTATCACCGTAGGCATTGTGGCGCTGCCGCTGGCCATGGCGTTTGCAATCGCCAGCGGACTAAGCCCAGAAGCGGGCTTGTGGACTGCCATCATTGGGGGATTTCTGGTCGCCGCACTGGGGGGCTCGTCCGTGCAAATAGGCGGGCCTGCGGGTGCGTTTATCGTGATCGTCTACGGCATTGTCCAACAGCATGGCGTGGGCAGCTTGTTGGTCAGCACCTCCTGCGCAGGCCTGTTGCTGTTTGTCATGGGCTGGCTCAAGCTGGGCAGTCTTGTGCGCTATGTGCCTGTTAGCGTGGTGATTGGCTTTACCAATGGCATTGCGGTACTCATTGCCGTGTCGCAACTGCGAGACTGGCTGGGCCTTGATGTACCCAACATGCCCGCTGACTTTTTTTCGCAAATGCAAGTGCTGGTCACGCACCTGCACAGCTTTAACCCCTATGCGTTTGCACTGACCAGCGCTTGCGTGGTTGGTTTGTTTGCCTGGAGCCGGATCTGGCAGCAGCTGAAAAACACACCGCTTAGCGCCTTGCAAAACTTGCAACACTTACCCGGTGCGTCGCGCGCCTTGAACGTGACCGCACGCCTGCCAGGGCCCATTGTTGCGTTGGTGAGTTTGTCGGCACTGGCCTATGTGCTGCAACTACCGGTTGAAACCATAGGCCAACGCTTTGGCCGCATTCCAAGCGGCCTACCAGCGTTTGCACTGCCAGACTTCTCATGGGCCAGCGTCAAACAGTTGGTGTTGCCCACCATCACCATCGCCATGTTGGGGGCCGTAGAGTCATTGCTGTGCGCACGCGTGGCAGACCAGCTGATAGAGCTGCCCAAACACAACCCCAACCAAGAGCTGATGGCGCAAGGCGTGGCCAACTTCAGCGTGCCGTTTTTTGGTGGCATGCCTGTGACTGGCACGATTGCCCGCACGGTGACCAACATCAGGGCGGGTGCAACATCGCCAGTCTCAGGCATGGTGCATGCACTCACACTATGCGCCATTGTGCTGTTAGCAGCACCGCTAGCGGTACACATACCGCTGGCAGTGCTGGCCGGTATTTTGTTGTTTGTGGCCTGGAACATGGGCGAATGGCGTGAGTTTGCCAAGCTCAAGCACTTCAGCGGCCATTACCGGCTGATGCTGTTGTCCACTTTTTTTGTAACAGTGGTGTTTGACTTGACACTGGCCGTGCAACTGGGCTTGGCCATGGCGTTTGTGCTGTTCATCAAACGCCAAAGCGATATTTTTCAGGTGCGTATTGAGCAGACCACGCCGTCGCGTGTGGACGTGGTCACCTACGGCAGTTTGTTTTTTGGCGCCGTTGGCAAACTGGACACCCTGGGCGAGTTGGCGCGCAATGCACCCAGCGGTTGCGCGGTGCACTTGCATGCGCAGCGCCTCATTGCGCTTGACACCACTGGCCTGGATGGCCTTAAAGAGATAGCCCATACCCTGCACAAACATGGCTGCACGCTGCACATGCACCAGTTGCAGGCTCAGCCGCTGTCGCTGCTGCAACGCAGTGGCTTTTTGGCTGAACTGCATAGCTGGGACGCTGAACACAGCAGCCCCAGCGCGGTAACGCCGACTTAG
- the apbC gene encoding iron-sulfur cluster carrier protein ApbC has protein sequence MTFSIEAANAALNALTDDHTGQTLGQAKAIKNLRLDGQMVLLDLVLGYPAASTHALWVERIKAAIATLDDSAQVQVNVTTDIAAHTVQGGTQRIEGVKNIIAVASGKGGVGKSTTAVNLALALSAEGARVGILDADIYGPSVPTMMGLVGKPEVVDGKFMKPMVNHGLQVISMGFLVRPDDAVIWRGPMATQALDQLLRQTRWDNLDYLVIDMPPGTGDIQLSLSQRVPLTGAVVVTTPQDIALIDARKGIRMFEKVSVPILGLVENMAVFCCPNCGHMEHIFGEDGGQAMASEMGLNYLGALPLNRGIREQADAGTPTVALDVNSELSYLYRGVALKVAAQVANKARDYSGKFPSIKVSSAT, from the coding sequence ATGACTTTTTCTATAGAGGCGGCCAACGCGGCCCTGAACGCGTTAACAGACGACCATACCGGCCAGACACTGGGGCAGGCCAAAGCCATTAAAAACCTGCGCCTGGACGGCCAAATGGTATTGCTGGACCTGGTGCTGGGCTACCCGGCGGCCAGCACCCACGCACTGTGGGTGGAGCGCATCAAGGCGGCTATTGCAACCTTGGACGATAGTGCACAGGTGCAGGTCAACGTCACAACCGATATTGCTGCGCACACCGTGCAAGGCGGCACGCAGCGTATTGAGGGCGTAAAAAACATCATTGCAGTGGCCTCTGGCAAGGGTGGTGTGGGCAAGTCCACCACCGCGGTGAACCTGGCATTGGCCCTGAGCGCCGAGGGCGCACGCGTGGGCATTCTGGATGCCGACATCTACGGACCCAGCGTGCCTACCATGATGGGCCTGGTTGGCAAGCCCGAGGTTGTGGACGGCAAGTTCATGAAACCCATGGTGAACCATGGTTTGCAAGTGATTTCAATGGGCTTTTTGGTGCGCCCGGACGATGCGGTTATTTGGCGCGGCCCCATGGCCACGCAAGCCCTGGACCAGCTGCTGCGCCAAACCAGGTGGGACAACTTGGACTACCTCGTTATTGACATGCCACCGGGCACGGGTGACATTCAGTTGTCGTTAAGCCAGCGCGTGCCGTTGACTGGCGCTGTGGTGGTGACCACGCCGCAAGATATTGCGCTGATAGACGCACGAAAAGGCATACGCATGTTTGAAAAGGTCAGCGTGCCTATCCTGGGTTTGGTTGAAAACATGGCGGTATTTTGCTGCCCCAATTGCGGCCATATGGAGCACATTTTTGGCGAAGACGGCGGCCAGGCCATGGCCTCTGAAATGGGCCTGAATTACCTGGGTGCATTACCGCTGAACCGTGGCATTCGTGAGCAGGCTGATGCGGGCACGCCTACTGTAGCGCTGGACGTCAACAGTGAACTGTCGTACTTATACCGTGGTGTTGCCTTGAAGGTGGCCGCGCAAGTCGCCAACAAGGCGCGTGACTACAGTGGCAAATTCCCCAGCATCAAAGTGTCCAGCGCCACCTAA
- the dusB gene encoding tRNA dihydrouridine synthase DusB, with the protein MNLGSYTLPNNLFVAPMAGVTDRPFRKLCKTLGAGYAVSEMVTSRPDLWDSLKTSRRADHEGETAPIAVQIAGTDAAMMADAARYNVARGAQIIDINMGCPAKKVCNKWAGSALMQDEALAIDIVSAVVSACAPQGVPVTLKMRTGWAQHAKNALTLALAAQDAGVSMLTIHGRTREQGYKGFAEHETVANIKSRVSTPVVANGDVNSPQAAKAVLAATGADAVMVGRAAQGRPWLFREIAHYLATGQELAAPTPQELSQWMLAHLAEHHELYGEFTGVRSARKHLGWYAQSLPSGDLLRKHVNRITDAQQQITAVQDYFGAWAAEQLHELPAMWRATPPEQTEHPPQ; encoded by the coding sequence TTGAACCTCGGCTCTTACACCTTACCCAACAACTTGTTTGTGGCACCCATGGCCGGCGTCACAGACAGGCCATTTCGCAAGCTGTGCAAAACACTTGGCGCGGGCTATGCCGTGAGCGAAATGGTCACCTCAAGACCAGACTTGTGGGACAGCCTCAAAACATCACGCCGCGCCGATCATGAAGGCGAGACTGCCCCCATAGCCGTGCAAATTGCAGGTACTGACGCGGCCATGATGGCAGACGCGGCCCGCTACAACGTGGCCCGTGGCGCACAAATCATTGACATCAACATGGGCTGTCCAGCCAAGAAGGTCTGCAACAAGTGGGCGGGCTCGGCATTGATGCAAGACGAGGCGCTGGCCATTGACATCGTCTCAGCCGTGGTCAGCGCCTGCGCACCGCAGGGTGTGCCGGTCACACTGAAGATGCGCACGGGCTGGGCGCAGCATGCCAAAAATGCGCTCACGCTGGCCTTGGCCGCACAAGACGCAGGCGTGTCCATGCTCACCATTCATGGCCGCACGCGCGAGCAAGGCTACAAAGGCTTTGCCGAACACGAAACAGTGGCCAATATCAAGTCGCGCGTGTCTACTCCCGTGGTGGCCAATGGCGACGTCAACAGCCCGCAAGCCGCCAAGGCAGTGCTGGCGGCAACAGGTGCCGACGCGGTAATGGTGGGACGCGCAGCACAAGGCCGGCCCTGGCTATTCAGAGAAATAGCCCACTATCTGGCGACTGGCCAAGAGCTGGCAGCGCCAACGCCGCAAGAGTTGAGTCAGTGGATGCTGGCACACTTGGCTGAGCACCATGAGTTGTACGGCGAATTTACAGGTGTGCGCTCTGCACGCAAGCACTTGGGCTGGTACGCGCAAAGCCTGCCCAGTGGCGATTTATTACGAAAGCACGTCAACCGCATCACCGATGCACAGCAACAAATAACCGCCGTTCAAGACTACTTTGGCGCCTGGGCCGCTGAGCAACTTCATGAACTGCCCGCCATGTGGCGCGCAACACCACCAGAACAAACAGAGCACCCCCCACAATGA
- the tldD gene encoding metalloprotease TldD — MTSRNPTIARLQTAYQYLLEPHGLTETHVRRALGDMLSAGVDDADLYFQYTRAEGWSLEEGIVKSGSFSIDQGVGVRAISGEKTAFAYSDDLSWTALRDAAHTVRTIANHGQDKRIKVPTKKIATARSLYAATDPTQSLDSAAKVALLEKVERLAKAADQRVVQVMASLASEFDVVMVARADGVMAADVRPLSRLSVTVIAQQGDRREVGSAGGGARLGLDMFDDALVQQYVRDAVGNAITNLDAQAAPAGEMTVVLGSGWPGILLHEAVGHGLEGDFNRKGSSAFAGRIGERVAAKGVTVLDDGTIADRRGSLNIDDEGNTSQRNVLIEDGILRGYIQDSMNARLSGVAPTGNGRRESYAHVPMPRMTNTYMLNGEHTPQEIIASIKKGLYATNFGGGQVDITSGKFVFSASQAWWVENGQLKYPVKGATLVGNGPDALTRVSMIGNDMALDSGVGTCGKEGQSVPVGVGQPTLRIDGLTVGGTA; from the coding sequence ATGACCAGCCGAAACCCCACCATTGCCCGTTTGCAAACGGCCTACCAATACTTGCTAGAGCCGCATGGCCTGACCGAGACGCATGTGCGCCGCGCCTTGGGCGACATGCTTAGCGCAGGCGTTGACGACGCTGACCTGTACTTTCAATACACCCGCGCCGAGGGCTGGAGCCTGGAAGAGGGTATTGTGAAAAGCGGCAGCTTTTCTATTGATCAAGGCGTGGGCGTGCGCGCTATCAGCGGCGAAAAAACCGCGTTTGCCTACTCCGACGACCTGTCATGGACGGCCTTGCGTGACGCCGCACATACGGTGCGCACCATTGCCAACCACGGCCAAGACAAGCGCATCAAAGTGCCCACCAAAAAAATAGCCACAGCGCGTAGTTTGTACGCTGCTACAGACCCCACGCAAAGCTTGGACAGCGCCGCCAAAGTGGCGTTGCTGGAAAAGGTAGAGCGTCTGGCCAAAGCCGCTGACCAGCGTGTGGTGCAAGTCATGGCCAGCTTGGCCAGCGAGTTTGATGTGGTGATGGTGGCCAGAGCCGATGGTGTGATGGCGGCAGACGTGCGCCCCTTGTCGCGTTTGTCTGTGACCGTGATTGCGCAGCAAGGCGACAGGCGCGAAGTAGGCAGCGCCGGCGGCGGCGCGCGCTTGGGCCTGGATATGTTTGATGACGCTTTGGTGCAGCAGTATGTGCGCGACGCCGTGGGCAACGCCATTACCAACCTGGACGCGCAAGCCGCACCCGCTGGCGAAATGACCGTGGTGTTGGGCAGCGGCTGGCCTGGTATCTTGTTGCACGAGGCCGTAGGCCACGGCCTGGAAGGTGACTTCAATCGCAAAGGCTCCAGCGCCTTTGCCGGGCGCATTGGCGAGCGCGTGGCAGCCAAGGGCGTGACGGTGCTGGACGACGGCACCATTGCCGACAGGCGCGGCTCACTCAACATAGACGACGAAGGCAACACCAGCCAGCGCAATGTGCTGATTGAAGACGGCATCTTGCGAGGTTACATACAAGACAGCATGAATGCGCGACTAAGCGGTGTGGCACCTACAGGCAATGGCAGGCGCGAGAGTTATGCCCACGTGCCCATGCCGCGCATGACCAATACCTACATGCTCAATGGTGAGCACACGCCACAAGAAATCATTGCTTCTATCAAGAAAGGCTTGTACGCCACCAACTTTGGCGGCGGTCAAGTTGACATCACCTCTGGCAAGTTTGTGTTCTCGGCCAGCCAGGCGTGGTGGGTGGAAAACGGCCAACTCAAATACCCGGTCAAGGGCGCTACGTTGGTGGGCAACGGCCCAGATGCGCTCACCCGCGTGAGCATGATTGGCAACGACATGGCGCTGGACAGCGGCGTTGGTACTTGCGGCAAAGAGGGGCAAAGCGTGCCGGTAGGCGTTGGCCAGCCCACCTTGCGCATTGACGGCCTGACCGTTGGTGGTACGGCCTAA
- a CDS encoding Fis family transcriptional regulator — MSRADIEKDVRHSMQAYFDDLGDNEPHGIYDMVMHVVEKPLLEDVMARANHNQSLAAQWLGLNRNTLRKKLLAHKLI, encoded by the coding sequence ATGAGCCGAGCAGACATAGAAAAAGACGTGCGTCACAGCATGCAAGCCTACTTTGACGACCTGGGCGACAACGAGCCACACGGCATTTACGACATGGTGATGCATGTGGTCGAAAAGCCTTTGCTGGAGGACGTGATGGCACGCGCCAACCACAACCAGTCCCTGGCGGCGCAGTGGCTGGGTCTTAACCGCAACACACTGCGCAAAAAATTGTTGGCCCACAAGCTGATTTAA
- the metG gene encoding methionine--tRNA ligase, which translates to MSTRRLFVTTALPYANGNFHIGHIMEYIQADIWVRFQRMQGNEVHFVCADDAHGAPIMIAAEKAGKTPQQFVADIASGRKPYLDGFHIGFDNWHNTDGPENHELAQTIYRDLRDAGFIATKTIEQFFDPEKNMFLPDRFIKGDCPKCGAKDQYGDSCEVCGAVYAPTEVQNPYSALSGATPVMKSSEHYFFKLSDPRAIEFLKQWTAEEGRLQPEVLNKIKEWFAVDEEGNGGLSDWDISRDAPYFGIEIPDAPGKYFYVWLDAPIGYLASLKNHFGKTGGDFDAFMADPATEQYHFIGKDITYFHTLFWPAMLHFSGRKTPNAVFVHGFLTVSGEKMSKSRGTGLDPLKYLNLDMNPQWLRYYIAAKLNGRNEDVDFNPDDFMARVNSDLVGKYINIASRSAGFLTKRFEGKLSASSADGAALLAAMQTALKPVSTRYEERDYARALRDIMALTDNVNAYVDANKPWELAKQDGADARLQDVCSTCIQAFRLLTLALKPVLPALAAQVEAFLRIKPMNFADLNTLMPAGHAIGTYQHLMQRVDVKQLDALFEAPEPVAEAAPAPGGEDIAQTISIDDFAKVDLRVALIQNCEAVEGSTKLLRLTLDVGEAQTRNVFSGIASAYKPEDLIGQYTLMVANLAPRKMKFGVSEGMVLAGSHADEKAHPGIYIMKAWPGAQPGMRVR; encoded by the coding sequence ATGTCCACGCGCCGCCTGTTTGTTACCACCGCCCTGCCCTATGCCAATGGCAACTTCCATATTGGCCACATCATGGAGTACATACAGGCTGACATCTGGGTGCGTTTTCAGCGTATGCAAGGCAATGAGGTGCATTTCGTCTGTGCAGACGACGCCCACGGCGCGCCCATCATGATCGCTGCAGAAAAGGCAGGCAAAACGCCGCAGCAGTTTGTAGCCGACATCGCCTCGGGTCGCAAGCCCTACCTTGACGGGTTTCATATTGGCTTTGACAACTGGCACAACACAGACGGCCCCGAAAACCACGAACTGGCCCAAACCATTTACCGCGACTTGCGCGACGCCGGCTTTATTGCCACCAAAACCATTGAGCAGTTTTTCGACCCCGAGAAAAACATGTTCTTGCCAGACCGCTTCATCAAGGGCGACTGCCCCAAGTGCGGCGCCAAAGACCAATACGGCGACAGTTGCGAGGTGTGCGGCGCTGTGTACGCGCCCACAGAGGTACAAAACCCTTACTCAGCCCTATCAGGTGCAACACCCGTCATGAAGTCGTCAGAGCACTACTTCTTCAAGCTGTCCGACCCTCGCGCCATTGAGTTTTTAAAACAGTGGACCGCTGAAGAAGGCCGTCTGCAACCCGAGGTGCTCAACAAAATCAAAGAATGGTTTGCCGTGGACGAAGAGGGCAACGGCGGCCTCAGCGACTGGGACATCAGCCGCGACGCGCCATACTTCGGCATTGAAATTCCAGATGCGCCAGGCAAGTACTTTTACGTGTGGCTGGACGCGCCCATTGGTTACCTGGCTTCACTAAAAAACCACTTTGGCAAAACCGGCGGCGACTTTGACGCCTTCATGGCCGACCCAGCCACAGAGCAATACCACTTTATCGGTAAAGACATCACCTACTTCCACACGCTGTTTTGGCCCGCCATGCTGCACTTCAGCGGGCGCAAAACACCCAACGCCGTGTTTGTGCATGGCTTCCTGACAGTCAGCGGTGAGAAGATGAGCAAAAGCCGCGGCACTGGCCTCGACCCATTGAAGTACCTGAACCTGGACATGAACCCACAGTGGCTGCGCTACTACATTGCAGCCAAGCTCAATGGTCGCAACGAAGACGTGGACTTCAATCCAGACGACTTCATGGCACGCGTGAACAGCGACCTTGTGGGCAAGTACATCAACATTGCCAGCCGCAGCGCAGGCTTTTTGACCAAGCGCTTTGAGGGCAAACTCAGCGCCTCAAGCGCTGATGGCGCAGCCTTGTTGGCCGCCATGCAAACCGCGCTAAAGCCTGTCAGCACCCGCTACGAAGAGCGCGACTACGCCCGTGCACTGCGCGACATCATGGCGCTGACCGACAACGTCAACGCCTATGTTGACGCCAACAAGCCGTGGGAGCTGGCCAAGCAGGACGGCGCTGACGCACGCCTGCAAGATGTGTGCAGCACGTGCATTCAGGCCTTCCGTTTGCTTACCCTGGCGCTGAAACCGGTACTGCCCGCATTGGCAGCACAAGTCGAAGCGTTCTTGCGCATCAAACCCATGAACTTCGCTGACTTAAACACGCTCATGCCTGCCGGCCATGCCATTGGCACCTACCAGCACCTGATGCAGCGCGTGGACGTGAAGCAACTGGACGCATTGTTTGAGGCCCCTGAGCCAGTGGCAGAGGCCGCACCTGCGCCCGGTGGCGAAGACATTGCCCAGACCATCAGCATTGACGACTTTGCCAAAGTCGACTTGCGTGTGGCCCTCATACAAAACTGCGAAGCGGTTGAGGGTTCAACCAAGCTGCTGCGCTTGACGCTGGACGTGGGCGAGGCGCAAACACGCAACGTCTTCTCGGGCATTGCCAGCGCTTACAAGCCTGAAGACCTCATTGGTCAATACACCCTGATGGTGGCCAACCTGGCACCACGCAAAATGAAGTTTGGTGTGAGCGAGGGCATGGTCTTGGCTGGCAGTCACGCCGATGAAAAAGCCCACCCAGGCATTTACATCATGAAGGCCTGGCCCGGCGCACAACCCGGTATGCGCGTGCGCTGA
- the purH gene encoding bifunctional phosphoribosylaminoimidazolecarboxamide formyltransferase/IMP cyclohydrolase, which produces MNALISVSDKTGIVELARSLAALNIGLLSTGGTAKLLADAGLHVTEVADMTGFPEMLDGRVKTLHPKVHGGLLARRDLPEHMAALQAHGINTIDLLVVNLYPFEATVAKPGCTLEDAIENIDIGGPAMVRSAAKNWKDVAVLTDASQYAQVISELETTGAVSTETKFALSVAAFNRISNYDAAISDYLSSFNLADQSRAQFAAQSNGRFVKLQDLRYGENPHQSAAFYRDLHPAPGSLVTAKQLQGKELSYNNIADADAAWECVKSFEQAACVIVKHANPCGVAVATDALSAYQKAFQTDPTSAFGGIIALNRVVDEAAAKAISTQFVEVLMAPEYTAGALEFKAKANVRVLHIALPPGGASAWDKGQNAMDVKRVGSGLLMQTADNHQLTIDDCTVVTKLAPTAAQMQDLMFAWTVAKFVKSNAIVFCKDGMTMGVGAGQMSRLDSARIASIKAEHARLSLGGTVVASDAFFPFRDGLDVVVDAGAVAVIQPGGSMRDQEVIDAANERGIAMVFTGVRHFRH; this is translated from the coding sequence ATGAACGCACTTATCTCCGTCTCAGACAAAACCGGCATTGTTGAACTTGCACGCTCATTGGCCGCACTCAATATTGGCTTGCTCTCCACTGGTGGCACGGCCAAGCTGCTGGCCGACGCTGGCCTGCACGTCACGGAAGTGGCCGATATGACAGGGTTTCCAGAAATGCTGGACGGTCGCGTCAAGACGCTACACCCCAAAGTGCACGGCGGCTTGCTGGCCAGGCGTGACTTGCCAGAGCACATGGCTGCGCTGCAAGCCCACGGCATCAACACCATAGACCTGCTGGTGGTCAACCTGTACCCCTTTGAAGCCACTGTGGCCAAGCCAGGCTGCACGCTTGAAGACGCCATTGAAAATATAGACATTGGCGGACCCGCCATGGTGCGCAGCGCTGCCAAAAATTGGAAAGACGTAGCCGTCCTCACAGACGCCAGCCAATACGCACAAGTCATTTCCGAGCTGGAAACCACTGGCGCAGTCAGCACAGAGACCAAGTTTGCGCTGTCGGTTGCGGCTTTTAACCGCATCAGCAACTACGACGCGGCCATCAGCGACTACCTGTCGTCTTTCAACTTGGCTGACCAGTCGCGCGCCCAGTTTGCTGCGCAGTCCAATGGGCGTTTCGTCAAGCTGCAAGACTTGCGCTACGGCGAAAACCCACACCAAAGTGCTGCGTTTTACCGAGACTTGCACCCCGCACCCGGCTCATTGGTGACAGCCAAACAGCTGCAAGGTAAAGAGCTGTCGTACAACAACATTGCTGACGCCGATGCCGCATGGGAATGCGTCAAAAGCTTTGAGCAAGCCGCCTGCGTAATCGTGAAACACGCCAACCCATGCGGCGTGGCCGTGGCAACTGACGCCTTAAGCGCTTACCAAAAGGCCTTTCAGACCGATCCGACATCGGCTTTTGGCGGCATTATTGCGCTCAACCGCGTGGTGGATGAAGCCGCTGCAAAGGCCATCAGCACGCAATTTGTTGAAGTGTTGATGGCACCCGAATACACCGCCGGCGCGCTTGAGTTCAAAGCCAAAGCCAATGTACGCGTGTTGCACATTGCATTGCCACCGGGTGGCGCATCCGCCTGGGACAAAGGCCAAAACGCCATGGACGTCAAACGCGTGGGCTCTGGCTTGTTGATGCAAACAGCAGACAACCACCAGCTCACAATTGACGACTGCACCGTGGTGACCAAACTGGCACCTACCGCAGCGCAAATGCAGGACTTGATGTTTGCGTGGACGGTGGCCAAGTTTGTAAAGTCCAACGCCATTGTGTTTTGCAAAGACGGCATGACCATGGGCGTCGGTGCAGGCCAGATGAGCCGCCTAGACTCAGCCCGCATTGCCAGCATCAAGGCCGAACACGCCAGGCTAAGCCTTGGCGGCACGGTAGTGGCCAGCGACGCGTTCTTCCCATTCCGGGATGGACTGGACGTGGTGGTAGACGCCGGTGCCGTTGCCGTGATTCAACCAGGTGGCTCCATGCGCGACCAAGAGGTGATAGACGCCGCCAACGAGCGTGGCATTGCCATGGTGTTTACAGGTGTGCGCCACTTCAGGCACTAA
- a CDS encoding DedA family protein — translation MTDWLHITMNWLSLPEVGLPALFVAAFVSATLLPMGSEAVLFGVVTLQPELLWPAVAVATLGNTGGGALSWAMGLGLHKAVDLSRDRRGLAPLPQQYQNRAGRYAIAWLERMGPKACLLSWLPIVGDPLCAVAGWLRQPFWPCVAYMALGKFARYVTMTYALLWGLAQLVVACLQPHWRLKS, via the coding sequence ATGACCGATTGGCTACACATCACCATGAACTGGCTCAGCCTGCCTGAAGTTGGCTTGCCCGCTTTGTTTGTGGCCGCTTTTGTATCGGCCACCTTGCTGCCCATGGGCTCTGAGGCGGTGTTGTTTGGTGTGGTCACACTCCAGCCCGAATTGTTGTGGCCAGCTGTGGCCGTTGCCACGCTGGGCAATACAGGTGGTGGTGCCTTGTCGTGGGCCATGGGCTTGGGGTTGCACAAGGCGGTCGACTTGTCACGCGATAGGCGTGGCCTCGCGCCGCTGCCACAGCAATACCAAAACCGTGCTGGGCGCTATGCCATTGCATGGCTTGAGCGCATGGGTCCCAAAGCGTGCCTGTTGTCCTGGCTGCCCATTGTGGGCGACCCGCTGTGTGCTGTTGCCGGTTGGCTGCGCCAGCCGTTCTGGCCTTGTGTGGCCTACATGGCTTTGGGTAAGTTTGCGCGTTACGTCACCATGACGTATGCGCTGCTATGGGGGCTGGCACAACTGGTTGTAGCGTGCCTGCAGCCCCACTGGAGGCTTAAGAGCTGA